In Candidatus Omnitrophota bacterium, the DNA window GCTGAAATCCATGCGCGACTGCAAGCAGCCCAACGCGGATATGGACAAAGGCTACATGCAAGGCGTAGCGGTGATTTTAGGCGACATGGCCTGCGTCAAACGCCGCATGATGACGTTCGATCCAGTGAACCGCGAGATACGGCCTGCGTGAAGTTTTGCGAACCAGGGCGGGCTTGGCGGGAAAGCCCGCCCTGGACAGATAAAAAGGAACTAAATAATATGTCCATCTATTACGGTTTCGATAGATTTGCCTTTAAAGAAATTGTAAATGAAATCATTAATGAGTACGAAGTTGGGAATTTTAAATCAATTTCCCAAAAGGCTAATATTCCGCTTAAGCCGATTACCTTAATCTTTGGTCCTAATTCATCTGGCAAATCGGCGATCATTCAATCCCTATTGATGTTGAAACAAACGCTGACTGAATCTACAAGTAAGCAAATCGTTCTTCTCAGTAACGGCTCATTAGTGGATTTAGGTGCCTATTCAGATTTTATTTCCAACAATGATAAGACAAAACATCTAAAATTTTCTGTTGTCTTTAAATTTCCCAAAGATAAGGAATCTAATAATTTTATTCCTGGATCCACTTGTGATAATTATTCTCAATTTCAGGATAGAGAACTTCCTGAAAAATATGAATTTCTCGAAACACTAATAAATAATTTTACCCATTTTAAATTATCTATTGATATCTGCCAAGATCAATCAGATTCTAAAATCAATATCAGCGAGATAAGGATTTATCTTGGTGAAAGCGAAGAATCTTTTGGAATATTTGAGCCGCAAGAAAATGGATATATACAAGATCAGTTATATGGTTTGACATACAAAAATATACATCCTTTTTATGAACTATTTTTTGATAGAATAAGAGCATCGGAAGATGTATTTAAAGATTTGCTTGAAAAATTGCATATCAAAGAACGGGAATTCGATAATACATACGAGAAAAAATGTGCTCTTGGTTTTATCCTTTCTTGTTTGTTTTTTTTACAAGAACCAGAATATTGTCCTGGACCAAACAATCGTATTAACCATTTTCTTCCCGAGGATGCTATTGTTGAACGAACTGAATATGCTGAGGCAATCCATCCTACATCCATTCTTGCCGGTTCAGCCGGTCTTTGCTTTGAATTGTTTCTAAAAAATCTCGTTTATTTAGGGCCGTTTCGGCAACTGCCGGAAAGGTATTATCGAGTATCCGGAGATATGCCTGTTAATGTTGGCAGAAGCGGCGAATGGATGCCGCAGATTTTGTATCATGATCCAGAAAAATTAGCCAACTTAAACGCCGCGATGAAGCGATTCGAGATTCCTTATGAATTGAAGGTATCCCGTTTAAAATATGTCGACTCACAAGGCAATGAGGAGACGTGCATCAAGCAATCGGATATTTTCGCTCTTAGAATGCTAAATAAACGCAATGGCGTTGAAGCAAGTATCAGGGACGTGGGATTTGGCTATAGTCAATTGCTGCCCATTATCATGCAATCCATACTTAGCCAAAAGGAATTTATCATCATCGAGCAGCCGGAGTTGCATCTTCATCCCGCTATGCAAGTGGAACTGGGCGATTTGTTCATCAATTCGGCGCTGGGCGAGAATAAGAATAAATTTCTCATCGAAACCCATAGCGAGCATTTGATTCTTCGGTTATTGCGAAGAATACGAGAAACCACGGCGGGCGAATTGCCGGAGAATGTATCCCCTATTCATCCCGAAGATATCGCCGTTTTATATGTAGAGCCGGGAGAAGATGGCAGCGTCGTAAAAGAAATGAAAGTAGATAAAAACGGCGAATTTATCGACTGGTGGCCAGCAGGTTTTTTCACGGAGCGCGCCGATGAATTGTTCTGAAAAACTTTGGAAGGAATACGCAATCGAACCCGAAGTTCTTGATAACTGGTGCAACATTCGAATTTTTCTTTTTCATTTAGGATTTGAAAATGGGAGAATATTGATTAACTTTCCCTCGGAAGGATCTACGATGAAATGGTCTACGAGAGTTAAAGAATGTGCAAAAAAGAATGTTAAACAGGTTGAATATCACAGATGTGTTGAA includes these proteins:
- a CDS encoding AAA family ATPase, whose product is MSIYYGFDRFAFKEIVNEIINEYEVGNFKSISQKANIPLKPITLIFGPNSSGKSAIIQSLLMLKQTLTESTSKQIVLLSNGSLVDLGAYSDFISNNDKTKHLKFSVVFKFPKDKESNNFIPGSTCDNYSQFQDRELPEKYEFLETLINNFTHFKLSIDICQDQSDSKINISEIRIYLGESEESFGIFEPQENGYIQDQLYGLTYKNIHPFYELFFDRIRASEDVFKDLLEKLHIKEREFDNTYEKKCALGFILSCLFFLQEPEYCPGPNNRINHFLPEDAIVERTEYAEAIHPTSILAGSAGLCFELFLKNLVYLGPFRQLPERYYRVSGDMPVNVGRSGEWMPQILYHDPEKLANLNAAMKRFEIPYELKVSRLKYVDSQGNEETCIKQSDIFALRMLNKRNGVEASIRDVGFGYSQLLPIIMQSILSQKEFIIIEQPELHLHPAMQVELGDLFINSALGENKNKFLIETHSEHLILRLLRRIRETTAGELPENVSPIHPEDIAVLYVEPGEDGSVVKEMKVDKNGEFIDWWPAGFFTERADELF